Proteins encoded by one window of Mesorhizobium sp. INR15:
- a CDS encoding trimethylamine methyltransferase family protein: protein MSEHAAVDQEASNARRGRGASGGAAARRAARSGGGPGTQLTYIKRQINVYEVLNEEGLALIEKNTDTVLEEIGIIFRDDAEALQLWKEAGADVKGERVHFPKGLCRSLLKTAPSIYTQHARNPERSVQIGGNATVFAPVYGPPFVRDLDGNRRYATIEDFRNFVKLAYMAPSIHHSGGTVCEPVDVPVNKRHLDMIYSHIKYSDKPFMGSVTAPERAEDTVAMAKILFGDDFVENNTVLTSLINANSPMVFDETMLGALKVYSRHNQACIVTPFILAGAMSPVTVAGTLTQVLAEVLAGASFTQLIRPGAPVLFGTFASSISMQSGAPTFGTPEPSLVSYGAAQLARRLGLPFRTGGSLCASKVPDAQAAYESANTLNSTILAGTNFVLHSAGWLEGGLASCYEKFMMDIDQLGMTQKFSEGVDLSENGQAMDAIRQVGPGSHYLGCDHTQANFQTAFYRSNIADNNSYEQWLAEGEKTAPQRANDLARRWLESYEAPYLDPSIDEALKDFIAKKKGSMPDAFT from the coding sequence ATGAGCGAACACGCGGCAGTTGATCAGGAAGCGTCAAACGCGCGGCGCGGGCGCGGCGCCAGCGGCGGAGCGGCGGCGCGCCGCGCGGCGCGTTCGGGCGGCGGCCCCGGCACCCAGCTCACCTACATCAAGCGCCAGATCAACGTATACGAGGTGCTGAACGAGGAAGGCCTGGCGCTGATCGAGAAGAACACCGACACGGTGCTCGAAGAGATCGGCATCATCTTCCGCGACGACGCCGAGGCGCTGCAGCTCTGGAAAGAAGCCGGCGCCGACGTCAAGGGCGAGCGCGTGCACTTTCCCAAAGGCCTCTGCCGCTCGCTGCTGAAGACCGCGCCTTCAATCTACACCCAGCATGCCCGCAACCCCGAGCGCTCGGTGCAGATCGGCGGCAATGCCACCGTCTTCGCGCCGGTCTACGGACCTCCCTTCGTTCGCGATCTCGACGGCAACCGCCGCTACGCCACGATCGAGGATTTCCGGAATTTCGTGAAGCTCGCCTACATGGCGCCATCAATCCACCATTCGGGCGGCACGGTGTGTGAGCCGGTCGATGTGCCGGTCAACAAGCGCCACCTCGACATGATCTATTCGCACATCAAATATTCGGACAAGCCGTTCATGGGCTCGGTGACCGCGCCGGAGCGTGCTGAAGACACCGTTGCCATGGCCAAGATCCTGTTCGGTGACGATTTCGTCGAAAACAACACGGTGCTGACCAGCCTGATCAACGCCAACTCGCCGATGGTGTTCGACGAGACGATGCTGGGTGCGCTGAAAGTCTATTCGCGTCACAACCAGGCCTGCATCGTCACGCCGTTCATCCTCGCCGGCGCGATGAGCCCAGTGACGGTGGCCGGCACGCTGACGCAGGTTCTGGCCGAGGTGCTGGCCGGCGCGTCGTTCACGCAGCTGATCCGGCCGGGCGCGCCGGTGCTGTTCGGCACCTTCGCCTCGTCGATCTCCATGCAGTCGGGCGCACCGACCTTCGGTACGCCGGAGCCGTCGCTGGTATCCTATGGCGCGGCACAGCTTGCCCGCCGTCTCGGCCTGCCGTTCCGCACCGGCGGTTCACTGTGCGCGTCAAAGGTTCCTGATGCGCAGGCTGCCTATGAAAGCGCCAACACGCTGAACTCGACCATTCTGGCCGGCACCAATTTCGTGCTGCACTCGGCTGGCTGGCTCGAGGGCGGGCTCGCCTCCTGCTACGAAAAATTCATGATGGATATCGACCAGCTCGGCATGACGCAAAAATTCTCCGAAGGCGTCGACCTGTCGGAGAACGGCCAGGCGATGGATGCCATCCGCCAGGTTGGCCCAGGCAGCCACTATCTCGGCTGCGACCACACCCAGGCCAATTTCCAGACCGCCTTCTACCGCTCCAACATCGCCGACAACAATTCCTACGAGCAGTGGCTGGCCGAGGGCGAGAAGACCGCACCGCAGCGCGCCAATGATCTCGCCCGCCGCTGGCTTGAAAGCTACGAGGCGCCGTATCTCGATCCGAGCATCGACGAGGCCCTGAAGGACTTCATCGCCAAGAAGAAGGGGTCGATGCCCGACGCCTTCACGTGA
- a CDS encoding FadR/GntR family transcriptional regulator has product MQPAFRTNLTDSATDSLRAEILRGRWAVGARIPNEAALTDLLLVSRGTVREAVRVLVSQGLLDTRQGSGTYVRSVIDSSAALDRVKRASLRDQWEARAALDLEAARLAALRHTPADLDCIRQLLAVRGSVADGGSEAFIGRDIAFHKSVVAASGNKAMMELYDFFTAAITETIHATLDGDLPEPDQQAHAAIVDAIASGDPDRAVAAVRAFMAPVLAELERLLSQ; this is encoded by the coding sequence ATGCAACCCGCCTTTAGAACCAACCTTACCGACAGTGCCACCGACAGCCTGCGTGCCGAGATATTGCGCGGCCGCTGGGCCGTGGGCGCGCGTATTCCCAATGAGGCGGCCTTGACCGACCTGTTGTTGGTCAGCCGCGGCACGGTGCGGGAAGCGGTGCGGGTGCTGGTCTCGCAAGGCCTGCTGGATACGCGCCAGGGCTCCGGCACCTATGTGCGATCTGTCATCGATTCGTCAGCCGCGCTCGACCGGGTAAAGCGCGCCAGCCTGCGCGACCAGTGGGAGGCGCGGGCGGCGCTGGACCTCGAGGCCGCACGGCTCGCCGCCTTGCGCCACACGCCCGCCGACCTGGACTGTATCAGGCAACTGCTTGCCGTGCGCGGCAGCGTCGCCGACGGCGGCAGCGAAGCCTTCATCGGTCGTGACATCGCTTTCCACAAGTCGGTTGTCGCTGCATCCGGCAACAAGGCGATGATGGAACTCTACGACTTCTTCACCGCTGCCATCACCGAAACCATTCACGCCACCCTCGATGGAGACCTGCCGGAACCGGATCAGCAGGCGCATGCGGCTATCGTCGACGCCATCGCCTCGGGCGATCCCGACCGCGCGGTTGCCGCTGTTCGCGCCTTCATGGCGCCGGTGCTTGCCGAACTCGAAAGACTGCTCTCACAATGA
- a CDS encoding RNA polymerase sigma factor, which translates to MAMMLDESEASDADLIGRAKGGDRGAFGKLLERHYGFVYRAAYRWCGKKADAEDIAQEVCVRLGKALRDYHGRGAFTTWLYTMTLNAARDMMRKSARDMAKTEAFGVHALISGEAPAEPEDPAEALWAAVRQLPDKQRDAVLFVYGEGLSHAATAEAMAISETTVSWHIHEAKKRLKVLMRSAGEV; encoded by the coding sequence ATGGCGATGATGCTGGATGAAAGCGAAGCCTCCGACGCCGATCTGATCGGGCGGGCGAAGGGTGGAGACAGGGGTGCCTTCGGCAAATTGCTGGAAAGGCACTATGGCTTTGTCTATCGCGCTGCCTATCGGTGGTGCGGAAAGAAGGCCGATGCCGAAGACATCGCCCAGGAAGTCTGTGTCCGGCTTGGCAAGGCGCTGCGCGACTATCATGGCCGTGGCGCCTTCACCACCTGGCTCTACACCATGACCTTGAACGCGGCGCGCGACATGATGCGCAAATCCGCCCGTGACATGGCAAAGACCGAGGCTTTCGGCGTTCACGCGCTGATCTCTGGCGAGGCGCCAGCCGAACCGGAAGACCCGGCCGAGGCGCTGTGGGCGGCAGTGCGGCAATTGCCGGACAAGCAGCGTGACGCGGTGCTCTTTGTCTATGGCGAAGGCTTGAGCCATGCGGCAACCGCCGAGGCGATGGCGATCTCGGAGACAACGGTTTCCTGGCACATCCATGAAGCGAAGAAACGGCTGAAAGTGCTCATGCGCTCAGCCGGGGAAGTGTGA
- a CDS encoding von Willebrand factor type A domain-containing protein: MVDDNELNRLRDIAVPAPGEDAKARAFQAAMRAFDQENISTVTQGSTAGLRLTERAQKLWSEIMQKKLIATPAIAGLVALPIAGYATFYMLEETPSHFGDNGKVTETLADKPATIKPTTAELKQAPTELAKDKKADADVESRDATDALVAPAAPPKSESGGKASPTGVPAANETEYGTLQTYKQVPEAAPAPTGEFALDGATNAPRNARVAPMAESKLMAPQPSMAPADQIAPQEENRDRIEDFKTNPVHAALADPVSTFSIDVDTASYSFVRRSLKEGFVPQADTVRVEEMINYFPYDWKGPDTASTPFNSTVSVMPTPWNTHTKLMHVAIKGFDIKPTEQPKANLVFLIDVSGSMDEPDKLPLLQSAFRLLVNKLKPDDTVSIVTYAGEAGTVLMPTKGSEKDKILAAIDNLQPGGSTAGEAGIKEAYKLAQQSFVKDGVNRVMLATDGDFNVGQSDDDDLKRLIEKERKTGVFLSVFGFGRDNLNDQMMQTIAQNGNGTAAYIDTLAEAEKVLVEDASSTLFTIAKDVKIQVEFNPDKVSEYRLIGYETRALNREDFNNDRVDAGDIGSGHAVTAIYEITPKGSGGEQMDPLRYGQATVNNGGVANADEYAFVKIRYKLPNEDISKLITTPVTSANEISSFDQASTDQRFSIAVAAFGQKLRDEDATAKFGYDKIMEIATAARGADPFGYRSEFLSLVRLASALGVNR; the protein is encoded by the coding sequence ATGGTCGACGACAACGAACTCAACAGATTGCGCGACATCGCGGTGCCGGCACCCGGCGAGGACGCCAAGGCACGCGCCTTCCAGGCCGCCATGCGCGCCTTCGATCAGGAAAATATTTCGACCGTCACCCAAGGATCGACCGCCGGGCTTCGTCTCACTGAGCGAGCACAAAAGCTCTGGAGCGAGATCATGCAAAAGAAACTCATCGCCACGCCAGCCATCGCCGGGCTCGTCGCCCTGCCGATCGCCGGATACGCCACCTTCTATATGCTTGAGGAGACGCCGAGCCATTTCGGCGACAACGGCAAGGTCACCGAGACGCTGGCCGACAAGCCCGCGACCATCAAGCCGACCACCGCGGAGCTCAAACAGGCTCCGACCGAACTGGCCAAGGACAAGAAGGCCGACGCGGATGTGGAAAGCCGTGACGCCACCGATGCGCTCGTAGCGCCGGCCGCGCCGCCGAAGTCCGAATCGGGAGGAAAGGCGTCGCCGACCGGGGTTCCGGCAGCCAACGAAACTGAGTACGGCACCTTGCAGACTTACAAGCAGGTGCCCGAGGCGGCGCCTGCACCGACCGGCGAATTCGCGCTGGATGGCGCGACAAACGCGCCCAGGAATGCGCGGGTGGCGCCCATGGCGGAGTCCAAGCTGATGGCGCCGCAGCCGTCCATGGCGCCAGCGGATCAGATTGCGCCACAGGAGGAAAACCGTGACCGCATCGAGGATTTCAAGACCAATCCGGTGCATGCCGCACTTGCGGATCCGGTCTCGACCTTCTCGATCGACGTCGACACGGCTTCCTATTCCTTCGTGCGGCGTTCGCTGAAGGAAGGCTTCGTGCCGCAGGCCGACACGGTCCGCGTCGAAGAGATGATCAATTACTTTCCCTATGACTGGAAGGGCCCTGATACGGCTTCGACGCCATTCAACTCGACGGTCAGCGTCATGCCGACGCCGTGGAATACGCATACCAAGCTGATGCATGTCGCCATCAAGGGTTTCGACATCAAGCCAACGGAGCAGCCGAAGGCCAACCTGGTCTTCCTGATCGACGTTTCGGGCTCCATGGACGAGCCTGACAAGTTGCCGTTGCTGCAGTCGGCGTTCCGTCTGCTGGTCAACAAGCTGAAGCCCGATGACACGGTCTCGATCGTCACTTATGCGGGTGAAGCCGGTACGGTGCTGATGCCGACCAAGGGGTCCGAGAAGGACAAGATCCTGGCGGCGATCGACAATCTGCAGCCGGGTGGCTCGACAGCCGGCGAGGCCGGCATCAAGGAAGCCTACAAGCTTGCCCAGCAATCCTTCGTCAAGGATGGCGTCAACCGGGTGATGCTGGCCACTGACGGCGATTTCAATGTCGGCCAGTCCGATGATGACGACCTGAAGCGGCTGATCGAGAAGGAGCGCAAGACCGGCGTGTTCCTGTCGGTGTTCGGCTTCGGCCGCGACAATCTGAACGACCAGATGATGCAGACCATCGCCCAGAACGGCAATGGTACCGCTGCCTATATCGATACGTTGGCCGAGGCCGAGAAGGTGCTGGTCGAGGACGCGTCCTCGACGCTGTTCACCATCGCCAAGGACGTGAAGATCCAGGTCGAATTCAATCCCGACAAGGTCTCTGAATACCGGCTGATCGGTTATGAGACGCGGGCCTTGAACCGTGAGGATTTCAACAATGACCGCGTCGATGCCGGCGACATTGGCTCCGGCCATGCGGTCACCGCCATCTACGAGATCACGCCGAAGGGCAGTGGCGGCGAGCAGATGGACCCGCTGCGCTATGGCCAGGCGACGGTGAACAATGGCGGCGTCGCCAATGCGGATGAATATGCCTTCGTCAAGATCCGCTACAAGCTGCCGAACGAGGACATCTCGAAGCTGATCACCACGCCGGTGACCTCGGCCAACGAGATATCATCCTTCGACCAGGCCAGCACCGACCAGCGTTTCTCGATCGCCGTCGCGGCCTTCGGCCAGAAGCTGCGCGACGAGGATGCGACCGCGAAGTTCGGCTACGACAAGATCATGGAGATTGCTACTGCCGCCCGAGGAGCCGACCCGTTTGGGTACAGGTCCGAGTTCCTCTCGCTTGTGCGCCTTGCCTCGGCGCTGGGCGTTAACCGGTAG
- a CDS encoding dienelactone hydrolase family protein — protein sequence MTKQDLQIKTRDGTAKAGLFHSATASPAKAGVILYQDAFGPRPALDGMAERLAGEGYAVLVPDLFYRNAPYGPFDAKTAFVEEKSKAALMALVTGTTQEMTISDTGAFLDALAAEGVTGPVGTVGYCMGGGRALNAAAAYPDRIEAAASFHGGNLASDAGDSPHRKAASLKARVYVGMAGVDRSFPPEQSARLAEALRVAEVDHVLENYLGMAHGWCVPDHSVFNAIGAERHWKRLTALFAETLA from the coding sequence ATGACCAAGCAGGATCTGCAAATCAAGACCAGGGATGGCACCGCAAAGGCCGGGCTGTTCCACTCCGCGACGGCTTCCCCGGCCAAGGCCGGTGTCATTCTCTACCAGGACGCCTTCGGTCCGCGTCCAGCGCTTGACGGCATGGCCGAGCGGCTGGCGGGCGAGGGCTATGCGGTGCTGGTGCCCGATCTTTTTTACCGCAACGCGCCCTATGGCCCGTTCGATGCCAAGACAGCTTTCGTCGAGGAAAAGAGCAAGGCCGCGTTGATGGCCCTGGTGACCGGCACCACGCAGGAGATGACCATCAGCGACACCGGCGCGTTCCTCGACGCGCTGGCAGCGGAGGGCGTCACCGGACCGGTCGGCACCGTCGGCTATTGCATGGGCGGTGGCCGGGCGCTGAATGCCGCCGCAGCCTATCCCGACAGGATAGAGGCAGCGGCCAGCTTTCACGGCGGCAATCTGGCCAGCGATGCCGGCGACAGTCCGCATCGCAAGGCGGCTTCGCTCAAGGCGCGCGTCTATGTCGGCATGGCGGGCGTCGACAGAAGTTTCCCGCCGGAGCAGTCGGCGCGGCTGGCCGAGGCGCTGCGCGTTGCCGAGGTCGACCATGTTCTGGAGAACTATCTCGGCATGGCGCATGGCTGGTGTGTACCCGACCACAGCGTCTTCAACGCCATCGGGGCCGAGCGCCACTGGAAGCGATTGACGGCCTTGTTCGCCGAAACGCTGGCCTGA
- a CDS encoding MFS transporter has protein sequence MNQTFRQPDPKAQSEAAKGLDAQLVDAEADSLPQPQPPEPRSRAARIVLGASLVLIAFSLRPLFSSLSVLLPEVMHETGLSTTGASLLTTLPVLCLGLFAPFAPGLAQRYGAERTLLGALALLTLGTGLRWFGSVPLLFAATFLAGGAIAIGNVLLPGLVKRDFADKAAVMTGLYTMALCAGSAAAAGLTLPIEHLVTGSWSGALAAWAVPTLVVLLIWIPQALGSRRQASHRGFRVVGLWRDRLAWQVTLFMGLQSALAYCIFGWLAPILRERGFDAATAGVLVSVSVMAQVITCLGVPSLAMRLKDQRVINVALVAIAVIALLGILFAPTSTVLFWAILQGIGQGGLIAAAMTLIVLRSPDSHVAAHLSGMAQGVGYVLAAFGPLLVGLIRGWTGSFSETAFLFVGLGLGVAIMGFGAGRALHVGARTVHTEG, from the coding sequence ATGAACCAGACATTTCGCCAGCCTGATCCCAAGGCGCAATCCGAAGCCGCCAAGGGTCTGGATGCCCAGCTTGTCGATGCTGAAGCCGACAGCTTGCCCCAGCCGCAGCCACCCGAACCGCGAAGCCGTGCCGCGCGCATCGTGCTTGGGGCCAGCCTGGTGTTGATCGCCTTCAGCTTGCGGCCGCTGTTTTCCAGCCTGTCGGTGCTGTTGCCCGAGGTGATGCACGAAACCGGGCTGTCGACGACGGGCGCCAGCCTGCTGACCACGCTGCCGGTGTTGTGCCTGGGCCTGTTCGCGCCCTTTGCACCTGGACTTGCCCAGCGCTACGGGGCTGAACGCACCTTGCTTGGCGCGCTCGCGCTTTTGACACTGGGAACTGGGCTGCGTTGGTTCGGATCTGTCCCGCTGCTGTTTGCCGCGACCTTCCTGGCGGGTGGTGCCATCGCCATTGGCAATGTGCTGCTGCCGGGCCTGGTGAAACGCGACTTTGCCGACAAGGCCGCCGTCATGACCGGCCTGTACACAATGGCCCTTTGCGCCGGCTCAGCCGCTGCCGCCGGCCTGACGCTGCCAATCGAGCATCTTGTCACGGGCTCCTGGTCAGGGGCGCTGGCGGCGTGGGCCGTGCCGACATTGGTGGTGCTGCTGATCTGGATCCCGCAGGCGCTCGGCAGCCGGCGGCAAGCAAGCCATCGCGGCTTTCGTGTCGTTGGCCTCTGGCGTGATCGCTTGGCATGGCAGGTGACGCTGTTCATGGGGCTACAGTCGGCGCTTGCCTATTGCATCTTCGGCTGGCTGGCGCCGATCCTGCGTGAGCGCGGCTTCGACGCGGCGACCGCCGGCGTCCTCGTCTCGGTATCCGTCATGGCGCAGGTCATCACCTGTCTGGGCGTACCTTCCCTGGCAATGCGGCTCAAGGACCAACGGGTCATCAATGTGGCGCTTGTCGCCATAGCGGTGATTGCACTGCTCGGCATTCTGTTCGCTCCGACCTCAACCGTGCTTTTCTGGGCGATCCTGCAAGGCATCGGGCAGGGTGGTTTGATCGCTGCGGCCATGACCTTGATCGTGCTGCGTTCGCCGGATTCGCATGTCGCCGCTCACCTTTCGGGCATGGCGCAAGGCGTCGGCTATGTGCTGGCCGCATTCGGTCCGCTGCTGGTCGGATTGATCCGGGGTTGGACCGGAAGTTTCTCGGAGACGGCCTTCCTGTTTGTCGGGCTCGGACTCGGCGTCGCCATCATGGGATTTGGTGCCGGACGTGCGCTGCATGTCGGCGCCCGAACCGTGCACACCGAAGGCTGA
- a CDS encoding NAD(P)/FAD-dependent oxidoreductase: MQYYDVVIIGAGAAGMMCAVEAAKRGRSVLILDHAAMPGEKIRISGGGRCNFTNIHASPKNFISRNPHFCISALSRYTQRDFIAMVERHRIAYHEKTLGQLFCDGSARQIIEMLVSEMQGRGVELALSTQVQNVSKAVDGFELTLSTGTISCRSVVVACGGKSIPKMGATGFGYELAAQFGLAVVETRPALVPLTFDAMTLERLSPLAGNAVDAEVACGKVRFSEAMLFTHRGASGPSILQISSYWREGDEIRIAMLPGVDVAELVRAAKRGNGRQAVQTVLANHLPKRLAQAIAERTGIDGNLADLSDAQIKIIEAAVNDWRIKPAGSEGYRTAEVTLGGVDTNGLDQKTMQAKSVPGLFFIGEAVDVTGWLGGYNFQWAWSSGWVAGQAC; encoded by the coding sequence ATGCAATACTATGATGTCGTGATCATCGGCGCCGGCGCTGCCGGAATGATGTGCGCCGTGGAGGCCGCCAAGCGCGGCCGTTCGGTGCTGATCCTCGATCACGCGGCGATGCCCGGCGAAAAGATCCGCATCTCCGGCGGTGGCCGCTGCAACTTCACCAACATCCATGCCAGCCCGAAGAATTTTATCTCGAGGAATCCGCATTTCTGCATCTCGGCGCTCAGCCGATATACGCAGCGCGATTTCATTGCGATGGTTGAACGCCACCGCATCGCCTATCACGAGAAGACCTTGGGCCAGCTGTTCTGTGATGGCTCCGCGCGCCAGATCATCGAGATGCTGGTCTCGGAAATGCAGGGCAGGGGCGTGGAATTGGCGCTGTCGACGCAGGTTCAAAACGTCAGCAAAGCCGTGGATGGTTTTGAACTCACGCTCTCCACCGGCACAATCTCCTGCCGGTCCGTGGTCGTTGCCTGTGGCGGCAAGTCTATTCCCAAGATGGGGGCGACTGGCTTCGGCTACGAGCTTGCGGCGCAGTTTGGCCTTGCCGTTGTCGAGACGCGGCCGGCTCTGGTGCCTTTGACCTTCGACGCCATGACGCTTGAGCGGCTTTCGCCGCTGGCCGGCAATGCGGTCGACGCCGAAGTCGCCTGCGGCAAGGTGCGGTTTTCCGAGGCGATGCTGTTCACGCATCGCGGCGCCAGCGGGCCGTCCATCCTGCAAATCTCCTCTTATTGGCGCGAGGGTGACGAAATCCGCATCGCCATGCTGCCGGGGGTGGATGTGGCCGAGCTCGTCCGTGCCGCCAAGCGCGGCAATGGCCGGCAGGCGGTGCAGACGGTGCTGGCAAATCATCTGCCGAAACGGCTTGCCCAGGCGATTGCTGAGCGAACCGGCATCGATGGCAATCTTGCCGATCTATCCGACGCCCAGATCAAGATCATCGAGGCCGCGGTCAACGACTGGCGCATCAAGCCAGCCGGGTCGGAGGGCTACCGGACAGCGGAAGTGACGCTTGGCGGGGTGGATACGAACGGGCTCGACCAGAAGACCATGCAGGCGAAATCCGTGCCTGGCCTGTTTTTCATCGGTGAGGCCGTTGACGTCACGGGCTGGCTCGGCGGCTATAATTTCCAGTGGGCGTGGTCGTCTGGCTGGGTCGCAGGCCAGGCATGCTGA
- the bmt gene encoding betaine--homocysteine S-methyltransferase, which translates to MTPTNPIDALLAEKGVLLADGATGTNLFAMGLEAGEAPELLNETAPDTITSLHQNFVDAGADIILTNSFGGTRHRLKLHHAQDRAHALNKRAAELARAVADKAGRKVIVAGSVGPTGELLVPLGAMTYDEAVDAFAEQIEGLKAGGAEVAWIETMSAPDEIRAAAEAAIRVGLPYTYTGSFDTAGRTMMGLLPKDIHGVTDGLSQAPLGVGANCGVGASDILASLLDMTEAKPEATVIVKGNCGIPEFRGTEIHYSGTPELMADYVRLAIDAGAKIIGGCCGTSFQHLAAMRKALDAHHKSDRPTVAAIVERIGPMRNKVATENTAETSEARRERRRGRA; encoded by the coding sequence ATGACGCCGACCAATCCGATTGATGCGCTGCTGGCTGAAAAAGGCGTGCTGCTGGCCGATGGCGCCACCGGCACCAATCTGTTCGCCATGGGATTGGAGGCCGGCGAAGCGCCTGAACTCCTCAATGAGACCGCGCCCGACACCATCACCAGCCTGCACCAGAATTTTGTCGACGCTGGTGCCGACATCATCCTGACCAATTCGTTCGGCGGCACCCGCCACCGGCTGAAGCTGCATCATGCGCAGGACCGTGCCCACGCGCTGAACAAGCGTGCCGCTGAACTCGCCCGCGCCGTTGCCGACAAGGCCGGCCGCAAGGTGATTGTCGCCGGCTCGGTCGGCCCGACCGGCGAACTTCTAGTGCCGCTCGGCGCCATGACCTATGACGAGGCGGTCGATGCCTTCGCCGAACAGATCGAAGGCTTGAAGGCCGGTGGCGCCGAAGTCGCCTGGATCGAGACAATGTCGGCCCCCGACGAAATCCGCGCCGCCGCCGAAGCAGCCATCCGTGTCGGCCTGCCCTACACCTATACCGGTTCTTTCGACACTGCCGGCCGCACCATGATGGGCTTGCTGCCGAAAGACATCCACGGCGTCACTGATGGCCTGTCACAGGCGCCGCTCGGCGTCGGCGCGAATTGCGGTGTCGGCGCTTCCGACATCCTGGCCTCGCTGCTCGACATGACCGAGGCGAAGCCGGAAGCAACGGTCATCGTCAAGGGCAATTGCGGCATTCCGGAATTTCGCGGCACCGAGATCCACTATTCCGGCACACCCGAACTGATGGCCGACTACGTCAGGCTGGCGATCGATGCCGGCGCGAAAATCATCGGCGGCTGCTGCGGCACGTCGTTCCAGCACCTTGCAGCGATGCGCAAGGCGCTCGACGCGCATCACAAGTCCGACCGTCCGACGGTTGCCGCGATCGTCGAGCGCATCGGCCCGATGCGCAACAAGGTGGCGACGGAAAACACCGCCGAGACCAGCGAAGCCCGCCGCGAGCGGCGTCGCGGCCGCGCCTGA
- a CDS encoding B12-binding domain-containing protein, with protein MADDEIILSELSDDELVQQMHDDLYDGLKEEIEEGTNILLGRGWIPYKVLTEALVEGMRIVGEDFRDGILFVPEVLLSANAMKAGMFILRPLLAATGAPKQGKMVIGTVKGDIHDIGKNLVGMMMEGAGFDVIDLGINNAVEKYLDAIEQHQPDIIGMSALLTTTMPYMKVVIDTMKEKGIRDDYVVLVGGAPLNEEFGKAVGADAYCRDAAVAVETAKDYMKRKHNVRASA; from the coding sequence ATGGCCGACGACGAGATCATCCTTTCCGAACTTTCCGACGATGAGTTGGTGCAGCAGATGCACGACGATCTCTATGACGGGTTGAAGGAAGAGATCGAGGAAGGCACCAACATCCTGCTCGGGCGCGGCTGGATACCTTACAAAGTGCTGACCGAGGCGCTGGTCGAAGGCATGCGCATCGTCGGCGAGGATTTTCGTGACGGCATCCTGTTTGTTCCGGAAGTGCTGCTTTCGGCCAATGCGATGAAGGCCGGCATGTTCATCCTGCGCCCGCTGCTTGCCGCCACCGGCGCGCCGAAGCAGGGCAAGATGGTGATCGGCACGGTCAAGGGCGACATTCACGACATCGGCAAGAACCTTGTCGGCATGATGATGGAAGGCGCCGGCTTCGACGTCATCGATCTCGGCATCAACAACGCGGTCGAAAAGTATCTCGATGCGATCGAGCAGCATCAGCCTGACATCATCGGCATGTCGGCGCTGCTGACCACGACCATGCCCTACATGAAGGTCGTCATCGACACGATGAAGGAAAAGGGCATCCGCGACGACTACGTCGTGCTGGTTGGCGGTGCGCCGCTCAACGAGGAATTCGGCAAGGCCGTTGGCGCCGACGCCTATTGCCGCGATGCGGCGGTAGCGGTCGAGACCGCCAAGGACTACATGAAGCGCAAGCACAACGTGCGCGCTTCCGCCTGA